GGTAGAGGTAGGCATTACCCCAGGGATCTTTCGGCAGTGAATCCAGATAACCATTGGCCGGATAGCGCTTGGGCACCGGGTCCAGCGAGGGCTTGTCTACCAGGGCCTCAAGGCCTTGCTCGCTGGTGGGGTAACCGAAGTTATCCAGGCGGTAGGTTTTCAATGCGGTTTCGATGGATTTGAAATCGGCAAACACTTTTTGCACGCGGGCGCCGTCGGCGCGGTCCAGTACATTGGGCGCGACGATACTGATCAACAGACCCAGAATCACCAGCACCACCATAATTTCAATCAGCGAAAAACCGCGGCTCAATTGTTTTTTCATTGCGTTTTACTCCCTAAGCACACACGCCCGGATGGCTTTATGTGTTTTACACCATGGTATTCATTTCAAAGATCGGCAACAGGATGGCCATGACAATGCCGGTCACCAGCACGCCCATGATGACCACCACCAAAGGCTCCATAATGCCCAGCGCGGCGGCCAGCCGCCATTCCAGTTCGCGGTCCATGTTTTTGGCCGCGTGTTCCAATTGTTTGTCGAGATCACCCGAGGACTCGCCGCTGGCCGTCATCTGCACCAACAGTGGCGGATACAGCTTGGTTTTTTCCATCGCACGCGACGCTCGACCCCTCTTGTACATCAACGGCGAGTTTTTCAGTGGCCTTCATCATCACCGCGTTGGTCATCACCTGGGTGGATATTTTGATCGCGTCCAGCAAAGGCACACCGGACCCGGCCAGCAGCGCCAGCGTCGATGCAAAGCGCGAGGCGTTGATTTGCGCGGAGATCTCACCGAATA
This region of Simiduia agarivorans SA1 = DSM 21679 genomic DNA includes:
- the gspG gene encoding type II secretion system major pseudopilin GspG yields the protein MKKQLSRGFSLIEIMVVLVILGLLISIVAPNVLDRADGARVQKVFADFKSIETALKTYRLDNFGYPTSEQGLEALVDKPSLDPVPKRYPANGYLDSLPKDPWGNAYLYLSPGENGEIDIYTLGADGVAGGEGQNADIGNWMNPADLEQE
- a CDS encoding type II secretion system F family protein encodes the protein MTASGESSGDLDKQLEHAAKNMDRELEWRLAAALGIMEPLVVVIMGVLVTGIVMAILLPIFEMNTMV